The genomic interval tataaaacaatacaaaatggacTTACCCAacagtagttttttttatatagatatattaACTTTCACCCTCCTCTCTCATTGTCAGTAAATAAGACTCGTGAAAATGCGTTAActtttcctctccctctctcaagATAATCTGGAATATCGCGGTATATCGCGAGACTGCCAACTGTCtccaaattcaaattaaaaaactttATGTATATCCACATGGGGAAATAAAACGCACGCAGAGTAAAGcgagtaaactttttttaaatttgacaaTCCACAACCAATTCGGACTTTAAATGGTAACCAGGTATATACCTGTTCATATGTAAATGcataaatttcataaaaataataaaataattttttaatattcgAAAACACGGGGCGCATAATGCCAAATGCAGTGGCTTCACAATCACAGAGcactttgtgaataatttgtcataaaactatgtaaataaacattattgtgcatttcatttaaaaaatatatccttTTTCCCCCACAATGAGTCTTGCTTGAATAGACGTGTAAAGGACGTCAGTGGCCGTCTTTTCACAACCTCTTAAAAACTACTCGGGGCACTTACTTTTTATTGCAGTATTAACCAAGGTGTAAGCACAGTCGCATTTGCATGTTTCGTGCTCAATTTCACAGTGGATTTAATAAAGGATCATGATGGACTGTAAATGCACGTGTAAAGGACGTCACATAGTGGACCTTcgctcacacatgcactcactattaaaatgcacttaGCTAAAACTCAAAGTGACAGCTATACATGCAACCCCAGACAACTGTAGACATGTACAAATGTATCTGAATGCATTTTTAGGCAATGTTCTGTGTCACATATTTTTACCGATTTATGCCGTCTTACCTCGACTGTTTTTGGCCGGGGACACAACGTCGCCGTCGGACCAATGTTTGCTGGGACTTTATGCGAGAAGCACTGGTTATTTATACAGCTGAAATAGTATTAGCTTcccagctagtcaccacatcaaaaagtttattttgtataacgtcggtgttctgacgagttgacctactttgtcgagttaggctaccgtacgtagtgctaatcgatagccctagccctaaccctaacccttaaaAACCCGTAAATCTTGAAAAGCTTTAATGGTATAAAGTAGTAAATTGTCAAGATTTTATACCGCATTCCCTCCCCTTGTTTGAGTTTTCTGAATAACTGACCCATGATTAAAACTACAAACATCACACATAAATTTTTATTATATACCTTAATTaccaggggcgtcagaagcattttgtatgtgggggggacacactggcataaaactaatatttcatattaaatgtgggaggggtccaaacgaataattatgaaatgtgagggggcacgtccccctcagattaaatggcggcgacgcccgtGGACGTTACACATTTACACCAGATAATTTACCATCAAAACGTCAGACCGTAACAAGTGACTAAGGGAAATTGCTTTGGAGGCTAACGAGTGGCTTAATTATACCGATTTTATGTGTCTTTCGGGCACTTTCGGAGATTTTATAATCTTTGACAGCATCCGGAAAAGCATTAAACAATTAAGCAATTTGCTGTGTTTGCTTAAGAACTGAAACATTATTTGCTTGCGAATTACCAATACATTATCATTGAATGTATTCCAAATAAtttatgtgatattttatcaaaTGATTGTAATATACTTATTACATTTAAGCAGAATTTGGATAACTCCCACCTATTAAACCAAACAAGTCCATTATTCCATTTTTcgccagcagatgtcactgatCGAGGATCTTGATGCTGCAAGCGTTCCGGCTGCAGAGAATCACGTTCACGTCAATCGCGTGTCTGCGCCGACACGTCTGCGTGTATGCATGCGGAGAAGTATGAACGGGCCTTTAGTATATACGGACATGTGCAAATGAATACGTGCATGTGAAGGTATACGTGTGTGTACCCTGCGAGGGACGACCACCCCATCTGTGCTGTTACCCTAGCCTTTAAAATGCGGTCCTAAATGAAAAAGCAGAACTCCGCTAACCATTTAGTTTTACTACCAGAACAGGGTTTTACGGCTTAGCGTGTCTTCGACGAGCTTTGCAGAATACAGTGCATTGAAACAATTAAACGTTATATAGTAAAGACTGAATTACTTAGTAGAAAATTTAAGTAGTGTTTTTTCCAGCTTTTTCAAAAGGTAGTCAAAGCAAATGTAGTCATAAGTAGGCAAAGGGATACATTCCGTAAATCATATGCATCGGAGAGAGTGTCCCGTCCGCAGCAGAAGGAACGACCCGGAATGCAGGTGGGGATACCCCCTCACGGGGCGCTTTATTGGGTCTGCAGGCCAGACAGCGGACAGGTAACAATGACAGGCGGATCAGACAGGCGGAGCAGGCTGGACCTGATATATAGTAGCAGTTTTATATATCTTATATATGACAAACTGGTACACGAGCAGCACTCGTTGGGACTGAGAGAGACGACGACAGAGGTTTGAGGTCTGGGAGCAGCGACGCAGCCAGGTGGGGGTGCTGATATAAACACTGCCATTACCACCACTCTGGGATTCAGCAAGCTGCAGCAGGGTCAGCTAGCGCCAGAGGCTGGACCTCCAGCGATGCTGGAGAAATAAGGTACATCTCCCTACTAGTCTGTTCTTATAAAAGCCACCGCCAGCTCCACGGGCGGTGGCTTCGTGCAGAGTTCCAGGTCGTTCAGTACTTTCCCAGCACTTGAGAAGTCTGTCATGGGGTTTTGTGCGGTtgcctcagtgctgctgctggtggcgTCGTGCTGAAGGAACTGGGCCTGCGATCAAAGCTTTCTGCCGAACCCAATTTTGAGATTCGCATTTTCACGCTTCAGAAAGGCGCTCAGCTGGTGAAAAGTGTCTCCCTGTGGGGGCTGCAGTCACATGCGTGTAGATGGCATCACCACGGCTCACCACACGCCAGCATGCACGGGACTCAGAACACCGACGCAGTACTGTCAGTACGTACAAACACACCATAGGCTGGTGGTTTCTCACAGAGGCTTATTTCTGGCTCTGCATTCTTGCTGAACCCACAGATGCATATTATCACGTGAGTGTGGCAGTGATGAAGTACTGTGTGGTACTGTGGTACATTGTGGTACTGTGTGATATTGTGTACTGTTGTGGTACTGTGGTATGTGCTGGTACAGTGTGGTACTGAGTACTGGGGTACTTTGTGGTACATTTTGGTACTGTGGTATATTGTGATACAGTGTGGTGCTGAGTACTGGTACACTCTGATACTGAGTACTATGGTATGTGTGGCACTGAGTACTGTAGTACAGTGGGGGCATTATGAGCAAGGATTCCAGCTGTGGGGATTGTTGCCAGCACCCAATCTCACCAGGACCACACTCACTCTGCTACACCTGCCTGGTACCTCATCCCCCACAATTCAACAGCAGACAGGTCAACACAGGATGACACACAACACAGGACTGGCGCTCCTggcaacagacagacagaaaaaaaacacttgtcaCAGTGCTGATTCATCGTAGCCTTTATCATCAGGAGAATCTCAGCCTAAACCACGTCAGTGATCCAGATTCACCAGCAATAAATCACTTATACAAACACAAGCAGTATCAAATGAAACTGTTACATCATAGAAAAGAGCACGATGCTCAGACATCTCAGTCCCATGGGATGTAGAATATCACATGACGGAGTGCTGCCATCTTGCCCTTTTTCCCGCTGATGGGACGACCTTTGGGACCGTTATGCCCATACGGCTCCAAGTGAACCCTACTCAGCTAGAGTCCAACACCCAGATTGCGGGCAGGGGCACGCAGAGTGAGCAGCCTGGTTTAATGACGCTCGCTCCGGCGAGACTCATATCTCCACCTCCCCAGTCCTTCACAAAGGtgagaaaaacacagcaaaatgCACATGGACCTCCTCTGCTGAACTTTTCTGTCTAACTCCTCTGAGCACCATGGCGGTCAACAGCATCTGCGATTTTCTGTCTTTGTCTTCCGACCTCTCCTGTTCCGCCAGGCTCCACGCTGGCTCCTGTACTCACACACCCTTGCAGACTGGAGCCCCTCTGGATGTCCAAATGTCCATTGGCTGACTCTGCTGATCGTGACAAACAGGATGTCTCCTTTCCCACTGCACCAGGCCTTCCCTAGACACCCAACATTAGCTAAAAACTACAACTCAGGCCCTCGGAACACAGAGCGTCTTCTTGGGGTGCAAACAATTCCTCTCTATAGCCACAAGGACAATGGAACATGTAAACGGCCACAAATGAACCCCTCTTTGTGAAAGCCTCTGTTTTTGTAAGCGTCTTACAATCTCTTCTCCACTAGGGGGAGCGTAAACCTGGCCGCACGTATTTTTGCTCCACATTCACTCTTGCTGACTTTCACACGGAAATGGACGAGCCCTCCGCAGAGTTTAAGCGGCCAGTCTCACGTCTCCTTTTTTTGGGTGAAGGGTAACGCTGCCTGGGGAGGTCaggagtgctggggggggcagggttccAGAGCTGACCATCACAAGATGACACAGTGCAGCCTGTGAGAGGTGGTGGCCCTGTCCCCCCTCCACTTgactttcttcttcttctggcTCTTCTCTGGGATCTGCtgcctatggggggggggaaagaagGGTGAGATGAAGAAGGAGACACCACAAGAGCCCCTCATTATGGTCGCTGCTACAGAACCCCCCACTGAGATcacagatcaggcatttcagaTTTACGGCTTCTTTACGGAACGCAGACAGCAAGCTTTTGGGAAATAAGAAGGCCTATTGAAATTGTCCCTCTAATATAAAGTTCATTTTTGTCAAGATTAACGAGGAGAGGGTGTGAAGTTAAAGAGCCGCCTCTGTGCTCGGTCTAGAAGATGTCTGGACCCCAGGAAAATGGCCAGATCCCAGGAAGGTACACATCACGGTTACTGGGATCTATTGTTGTGGGATCTGTTACTGTGCAGGTAGAACATTCTTTCAATTTGTTGACTGAAATGAACAACATTCTGCCACAACTCTGCTGGTAAGTAAAAGAAAGCAGAATAAAATAATCCTATTTATACCCCAATGAAAAGCTCTTTGTAAGGGGTTTGGCTCTGAAGCAAGTTCCTTTACGTATCAGTTCCCGAATCCTGATCCTGCCTTTAAGCCCGGTTCTGGGAAAAACACAGTGGCTTGCTGTCTAGGAGGTCCTAGACCCGGCGTCCCACTCCTGTCACACTGAGCCCCTGGGAAACTGAGGCGTTTATGTGGCTGGCTCGCAGCAGCCAATCCAGTGACAGGAACTGGGTGGTCAATCACACGGCTGACATACCTGATGACTCTGACCAGCTCATGAAAGGCCTTATCCACATTCATCGGGGGCTCTTTGGCACTCGTCTCGATGTACGTAATCTGAGAAAAAAATGACGTGGCAGCTGTGAGTTCAGTTACTGTCAGGGTCTGTACCATCCGACCTTTGCCCTTCGTGTCTCCTCCCCGTTtgtccagcaggtggtgctggccatcctgtccttcTCCCTGTCGCTTGCCCCTTAAGCCCTTAGTGTGGTTCCCTTGCCCTCAGAGTGCCGCATAGCTCAGTGCAGCTTAGAATCTGAGTACTTGCTGGTCttgggtttgaggctggcctCTGGCTAGTCTCATCCATTTATTAGTATTTATTTGGGTTTCCGTTTCCTCCATGTTTATGTTCTGTTTTGCGTTCCTTGGTCTTAGGTTTTCCCTGTGTATATTTTTGCTCCAAGTTAAGTTTCCTAGTGTATGAGTTCCTAGTGCATCATTAGTGTTGCTAGTTTCAGTGTTTTCTCTGTCTCTTAGTTCTGTGTTTTAGTGTTACTGCTTACACCTGTTTCTCATTGTTGTTATGCCTCAGTTGATTGCTTAATTGATTATGTCTTACATACACCTGCTCCTTGTTTGCTCCAGTTGTCTATGTGTATCTTAGTGGCTGCCCTTCTCTGTTCTCCAGTCAGTCTTTAGGTTTGTTACTGTGTGTTGTTCCTTGCCCATTTCTTGCTCCTTGTGTTGCCTTGTTCCCTGACCTTGTTTGCTTCTGGTTTCTTATAGTTAGTCCCGTTTCCTTTGTTGTTTTATCACTAGTTCCTTAGGTTGCTGTGTTGTTTGGACCCAACGctgtccttttattttgtgcCTTACCCGGTTGTGTTCAGTTTTCCTAAGAAACCCTTCTTCTCTCGGAGCTGccagtggaatgtaaccctcaTTTCCACCCGCACCACGCCCCGCCGCCATAAGTTACCCAGACAATCGAAAGGCTACTCGCATTCAGACGTCAAGAAGATTcaaacaacagaacaccatggTAAACTGAAAACTGCACAGAGTTCCCATCATTAAACGGACTGTAAAACTACGAGGTGCATTGAGATTTAAGACTTAAATTATGCCTTTTGCGAGTGTGGCAGTGCGGAGGATTTGGCCCCAGTGAGATACAGGCACTATCAGTGTGGGACGGTTAGTGGGTGACAACAGCAAACCATGATGTGATCAGCAGCCCCACAGAGACCCACATCTGACCTCGACGGCCAAAAGCACCGAGACCATGTGTGAAATCTGAACGCTGCGTATAGAGGACCAGGCTGCCCCGTCCAGTAAAGATATCTTTGATTAAGGCTGCTTTGTGCATGAATACCTGCTACATATCTTACTGTCTCATTAAAGCAGCCCCTCTCAGAAGGCATATAAAGAGATTACACGCTCAGGGACTGAACATCACAGCTCTGCAGCACTTGGGCACTTCACCTCTAAGAATAGCGGCTGAGCTGTGAAGCCGCTCTTGCTTTTAATGACAGTTTCAGCTCAGCCGAGTTTCTCGAGTTTCACGTCTCACGCACACAGTCACCCGTGATATTGAATATAATGAAATGCTTttctgtctgctgcttgaaAAGTAACAAGATTATaataacaattaaataaaattagaaCAAAATAAAAGTTTCTTTGGAGAATCATTGATAACTGACCCCATGCCAAGGAACTAAGAACtctgttcaaaatgtcaggtgaCCCCCCTTGTCCAATAGACCTGGAGTACCGGCCAAACACAAAGTTCTCACATGAAGAGAAAATATCCTCAATATCTGTATTCTGCAATGAACCAATGCCTGCTAATCATGCTGAAGGacttttttttagttatttatgAACAATAAAGATTTTAATCTGCATTGTGTACGGCTTGCTACTGATACTGGTCCATCAGGATGGTGATGGCCCAGATCTGACATGTTGgtaacaaacattacatttcCACAGTTCTGGGCATTGACACTGCTTGGTACACCAGTGGATGGGCTATGTGGGAACCATCTATCGAGGCCCCGCCCCTTCCTGTCCATGGCCCCACCCACAGCCCCCCTCAGACACTCACGCTGTGCTTAGCCGCCATCTCCCTGCCCTGTTCCGTAGTCACCTTCCGCAAATGCACCAGGTCCACTTTGTTCGCCACCAAAATCATTGGAAAGGACTCCCTGCGAAATGAAAAACGCAAGGTGATGAATGGAGGCTGAGGGAACGTGGGTTCCAGAATGATAAAGGCTTAAATCAGATCAGGAGAAGCAGGCAGAAGGAGCAGCATGACATCTGATGGGGGGGATGCCCTTCAGAGACCTACAGCTTCAGCACAGCTTCCTCACATATCACAGGCCCCTCCATGAGAACAGGCCCCTCCCTGAGCACAGGCCCCTTCCATATCACAGGCCCCTCCCAGAGCACAGGCCCCTCCCTGAGCACAGGCCCCTCCTATATCACAGGCCCCTCCCTGAGCACAGGCTCCTGCCAGAGTAAGGCCCCTCCCAGAGCACAGGCCCCTTCCATATCACAGGCCCCTCCCTGAGCACAGGCCCCTCCCAGAGCACAGGCCCCTCCCAGAGCACAGGCCCCTCCTATATCACAGGCCCCTTCCATATCAAAGGCTCCTGCCAGACCTCACCTGTCCTTCACACGCAGGATCAGCTGGTGGAATCGGTCCACGTGCTCAAAGCTGGCCTTGTCTGTCACGGAGAAGACGATGAGGAAGCCGTCACCAGTCCGCATGTACTGCTCTCGCATGGCACTGAACTCCTCCTGGCCAGCCGTGTCCAGCACTGCGGGGGAGACGGAGTCACCGAGATGGAAAAGGGTGCGAAGATGCAtacgtcacccccccccccccccaagtatcACCTTTACCGTGAAAGAGAGCAACCCCGCCTACTCCACCCTGAGAGCAAGGTATGCATTCATAAACCCCCCCCAAGGAAAGAtcgaaaaacacaaacatggtGGGATGCTAAGTGGGCACCCTTCTAAGCTAAATGGGTGGGGGTCACTTTACCATCCAGGATGGCCCACTGGCTGTCGATCTCCGTGTGCTTCAGGTATGAGTCTTCGATGGTGGGGTCATAGTCTGGCACGAAGATCTTCTGGAAGAACTGGATGGTGAGGGCGCTCTTgccaacccccccatcccccactaCCACCAGCTTGTACGTGGGAAGGTTGTCACTGGGAACAGCGCTGGTTGCCATAGAAACAGCTACACCTATAATGGATGGAGGAGAGGAATGGTGTTATGCTGCTGCTGAGGCCACCATCCGTGCCAGATGCTGTTTCTGTGATTGAATGGAGATGCTTCCATCATAGTTGGCAGAGTAGGCACCAAGGTACCAATGTGCCTGCCATCCGCGCCATGAGGGGGCCCCACCCGCCTCCCATCCACGTCATGAGGGGGCCCCACCCGCCTCCCATCCGCGCCATGAGGGGGCCCCACCCGCCTCCCATCCGCGCCATGAGGGGGCCCCACCCGCCTCCCATCCTCGCCATGAGGGGGCCCCACACGCTTCCCATCCTCGCCATGAGGGGGCCCCACCCGCCTCCCATCCACGCCATGAGCAGGGcccagtgggctaagcctgtgtgcctgtaatcacaaggttgccagtttaaacccaacctcagcatgtctgtgggtccttgagcaagacccttaacccccagcttcctgggggccccaacaggtggctgcccttcgcagacagcttgctctacaaagagcaagttgagggaggcgtaaagacaatttccccaggGGAATcgataaagtatctattattattattattattattgttgttgttgttgttgttgttatgagGGGGCCCCATGGGCCTCCCGCTGTCCCCTGCTGTCAACTTTGCTCTCGTTTCTGGTTGTTAGTAGCAGTTCCCTGCTCTCCCCCTGCCTGCTCACCACTGTCTCTCTGTCAACTGACATCTTTCCGCAGACCATCTATCCTCCATTTTCCTGAAGATTTAATACGCTGCTGCCATTTTTAACACAACACGGGTACATCTGTAGACAAAGTACAATTAAACAGACCCCGATGAGCTGCATTACTGAGCAGCCTATAATTTTACTCTGCGAGAGAGAGCTGCCTGCGGACTATGCCAAAGATGCCAAGGAGACTTGCAGAAGATGCCAAttgccagcaggtggcgccatCTGAAACTCAATGCAAGTCATCCATTATGTTGAACAGACAAACAGGATGAACTTCAGGCTAACAGAATTATGTCTACCAACGCTTACATTAATCAACACTATAAGTTGCTAAATGAAAGATTTCCTTTGATTTTCTTGATTTACAAAAGCTGTCCTGAAGTGCTTTTCCCAGCCCACGGGGCTCTCATTCATTCACCAGTGCCCCCCAGTTTCCAGACATTCTAATCAAAGCTGAATGAGTCAAATTGACCATTAAGCATTAGTTCAAACAGCCGACTCCGACATCATACACAGACGTGCTATCATCGTAAGGTCATTCCGGCTCACGTCGGCTTGGCGATAATCATCCAGCTCGAACCAGGCAGCAACAACAGAACTTGACATTCACAGTACTGGAAGGAACACCTTCcagtctgtagggggcgctctcTCTAACAAACCAAATTCATAAATCCAGAAGTTACAGGATTCCTCTCAGCACAGCAAGGGTCATGGGCCACTTTAACTCATCAGCAGGACCATTGGTGGACTATGTTACTGTACCAAAGAAATAAGCTAATCTTCAGCAGAAGGCTTCACTCCTGATGGAGGCTGGAAGCATGGATTCCACCGGCGTTTCTCTGGAACTTACAGCAGACTCACACTATTCAGACCCAAGGAATTAGACATGTTTTATTCACATGTATATCTTTGGTAAAATATGCAATTTTCAAATGACCCTCAGAAAACAGTATAAAGTCTATCCTCTAATCACAATCACACTTAGCATGTTTGCCACAAGCAGAAAGCCACTTTCTGCAGCACGGTTTGCTTTGCCCACGCAAAGACAGATCTAAGGTTATGATTCCAAGGAATTCTCCTGTTAGATCACATCAGTGCACCTCCTCTGTGCGCAAATGCACTTTGAACTAAAAGTGCTTCAATTACTGCAGCGGGATGAAACAGGTTATTAAAATCAAGATCTTGTATGTATCTGGGTTTATGAGAAGCCTGACTAGCTGGACAGAAATTCTCCCACTCTGTCTGTCACAGAGACTCTCTAATAGACTTATTGGCTGGGCTGTGCTTTCAGGCATTTCTCCAAGTACAGATGCAGGGTGATGCATTTTCAAATGTGGTTAATGTTCCTGCAATGTGCTATTGAGTGATAGGCTACCAAAACCATCTACACTATCAGAATGAAAGGTACAGCTCTGGTacagttttttcccccaaggtaaaaaacaacattaatgtacccccaatggtacaaaaatgttcctcagagtctaTTTATGTACCTTatattagactaaaaggtataTTGACCTAAAGCCAAGGTGCAATTGGCAAACTCTTGTGGGTACAGCTCCACTGACAAGTAACTGTACcttcaaaggtacaaattggtacttaaTTTTCTGACAGTACTAGAGTAGGTGGGACTATTTCGCATAACTGGATATAGTAACATTATATCAAATATAGCAGTAATATAAAAAGTGATTTGTAGGGTTTGACTTTCCGTATTGCTATAAACAGAAAGAATATGTATAATGATGATCTCATGCAGTTGTACTGAGTCATAAAGTATTCTTTACAAAATGACGCCGGGGTGCCCGGTCACAGCGTGGACATCCGTTATATTCATCTGGTTGTATTTGTATGTCTGTCTACATTGAATTTtacaatttgttttaaattacaaaaaatggttattgtggctttttaaaaagtttGAATCCTGTCATACAATGTTAGTCGGTTAAAAAGTCTACAcctgttaaaaacaaaaaaaagtaccaatttttTCCTTGTAGAAAGACAATTAAACAATGCTGCAATTAATTCAAACTTGATTTGTGTTTCACGGTGAACTTTTTCAgtaatgttttatattattaGTAATAATGCATTCTCTAACTTAAATAAACTCACCTACCGATCGGCATATATGATATCATTTGATCAATTCACTGATTAGTAAAATTAGATCAAATATATGCAAACGTTGACAGTACATTTTCAAAACCGGACGATTTGCATATACCTCTTTTTTAATGGTGCCATTTTCTTCAGGATTTTAGATTAAGTATCGTTTATGTACCGTCACATGATATTTGCTATAAGCTATGAAAGGGACAACAGTCAATTATCTTTACATCTGCGATTGAgacatttctgttattaatGCATATCTAGTAACGAGCACCATTTCAATGACTTctcatgcacaaacacacacaacttACCGAGTAACGGTCTGATGCTGCGCGACTATCACTTTCCAGGCGCTTTGCCCTCATACCTGTGCTCATAAGACACTTTTCATTGTTATTTGGTAAATGCTTCCTATTTGCGAAATCAGGCCGGTCCGATTCGCAGTGAAATTTACACTGTAGCAATTCTTTATATTGCAACAGCTGATACTATAAATAGCATTGGAGCATAGGGGTGGGCCAGAGTATTCGGTACACATTATAATAAAATGCTTCGTAATTTGTTATCTTAGAAAGCTAACAAAAACTAACGACATAATTTAATACAATTATAAGAAATACTTTTGTTCCGAAATATTGCCGTACATTAATATAGTACAAGAAGGTAACATCTTTTGTGAAATGCTTTCCCTGCAGGCGTAAATGGACTGCGCCGCCATGCTGGAGCCCCGTCGGTCCTTTAAGGTGGAAAATGTGTCACAACGGGAATCAATGTATATGGCTGTAATTGCATGTAGATAACGGTATGCCGGAGTGATTCGGTAACAGAGTTACTATTAATTATATTAGCTAATTACATTTCTCATAGCCTTACAGTGTATGCGTGAGTAATTAATGCAACATATCTTAATTTCTCTGTTACTTAAACGGACTTATATTGCTGCATGTGCTTAATATGATTAAGATTTATGTTGGAATATTGTGTGATTTGTGCATTACTTTGCGCATTTCAGTCATGCTGTAACAGACAGCAGAAGGTGGCATGCACGTGCGAAGCTGTAAAGAGAGACCTGCACGTCTTGGTAAAGttaagaaaaatacaaatgCGTCAGATTGGCTGGTTAACGGCCTGTGTATTTACAAGAAGGTCGCAGGGGACACTTTAAGATGCTTCACTGGTACAAGGAGAAGCGTcagttgatggatggatggatggatggtgtttTAGGAGTACATGGGCAGAAAATACCACCTGAATCAAGCAGTACTTTCACAATGAAATGGTGCTGAAGTGCACAAGTTACCGATTTTTCCTCTGGTCACTGTAAAAACTGCAAACTTCCTGTTCTGCACATAGTATTCAACACTGTACTGATGTTATTAATTCTGCTTCTTGACATGTAACACATCCTGGGCAGTTCCTAGCAGCTCTCAAACTGTCAAGAATAAGCTTTCCCACACTTGACTTCCCCTTTGTGCTACAGCCTCAAAAGCTCCATATAGTTTCCCCACATGGATTGTGAAGCAGATGCATTCAGACACACATTCATGTATTTCAGTAAAACCAAAGCTTTGCTTTATGTGTACATAAATTTTGTTATTTGTGGCCCTCAATGGGTAGTATTGTGGTCTCCCAATATTGTGCATGCAATAGGTTACAGATTATTAGTTAccccattaaaaatgtaatgagTAATGTACTTGATTTCTTTTCTAGCTGAGAAGCCCCAACGGCTTTGCTGACCCGTGTTGTCTGGAAATATGCTGAAAGAAGGCATTTCTGCAtggcaaaaacacacaaagcaaCAAAATGAAGGTTATATTATACAAATAAGCTTTTTATTGAAAAGAATAAATTAGGAT from Paramormyrops kingsleyae isolate MSU_618 chromosome 16, PKINGS_0.4, whole genome shotgun sequence carries:
- the LOC111851762 gene encoding ras-related protein M-Ras, which codes for MATSAVPSDNLPTYKLVVVGDGGVGKSALTIQFFQKIFVPDYDPTIEDSYLKHTEIDSQWAILDVLDTAGQEEFSAMREQYMRTGDGFLIVFSVTDKASFEHVDRFHQLILRVKDRESFPMILVANKVDLVHLRKVTTEQGREMAAKHSITYIETSAKEPPMNVDKAFHELVRVIRQQIPEKSQKKKKVKWRGDRATTSHRLHCVIL